GGGGCCCGCACGATGTCGAGGTAGTGCAGCAGCGGGTTGAGCTCGACGACCTTGGCGTACTGGGCCGCGCCCTGCTGCTGCAGCGTCGACTCGTTCCAAATGATCGGCGTCATGAAGAACAGCAGCTGCACCAGGCTGACCAGCAGCGGGCTGATGTCGCGGTAGCGGGTCGCCAGGATGCCGAAACACAGCGCCACCCACACGCAGTTGAGCACGATCAACGCCAGCGCCGGGATCACCGCGAGGTCGGTCCACTTCCACGGCTTCGGATAGATGATCGCGATGATCACGAAGATGATGATGTTGTGCGCGAACAGCAGCATCTGCCGCCACACGAGCCGGTACACGTGCACCGACAGCGGGGTCGGCAGCTGCTTGATCAGCCCCTCGTTGGCGACGAACACGTCGGCGCCTTCCAGGATCGACGCGTTGATCAGGTTCCACACGATAAGGCCGAGCGTGACGTACGGAAGATGTTCGGACAGTTCGAGTTTGAACAGCTTCGAATACAGCAGCCCCATCGCGACCGCGGTGGCGCCGGTCGCGATCGTGATCCAGAACGGGCCGAGCACCGAGCGGCGGTAGCGCTGCTTGATGTCCTGCCAGCCCAGGTGCAGCCACAGCTCGCGCCTGCCGAAACCGGCGACGAGGTCGCCCCACGCCCGGCTCATCGTCCGCGACTGCGCGGCGGCGTCGGTGAACGTCACTTTCGGGGCCTCCCGAACCTCTCCTTACGGCCCAGGCGCCGCAGCCGGACCCACTCCATCAAACCGGCGGGGTCGCGCCGCGACACCAGGAAGAACCAGCCGAACCGCGCCCACTCCTGTGCCTGCAGCCGGCGCAGGCCCGGCTGCGAGAGCAGATAGCCGCGATTGCGGTAGGTGAAGAATCGCTTGTTCGCGTCGTCCGGATACTGCGTGTGCATGCGCCCGCCGAGGATCGGCTTGAACTCGTCGCCGCCCTGCGGATGCAGGTACACCGCGTCCAGGCAGGTACCGAACGGCAGCCCGGAACGCACCAACCGGCGATGCAGTTCGGTTTCGTCGCCGCGCACGAACAGCCGCAGATCCGGCACGCCGATCGCCTCCAGCGTCGCGGCCGAGAACAGCGCGCCGTTGAACAGCGACGCGATTCCGGGCAGCAGGTCCTGGCCGGGGTCGGTGCGCAGCTCGTCGACGCGCCGGCGCCAGGCGATGCCGCGCCGCAGCGGGAACGCCAACCGGCCGGGGTCGTCCATGTCGCAGACCATCGGGGACACCTCGGCCAGCGAGTGCCGCGCCGCGCAGGCCAGCAGCGTGCCGAGCACCTCGGAGTCGGCGGGCCTGCCGTCGTCGTCGGCCAGCCACACCCAGTCGGCACCCAGCGCCAGCGCGTGCAGCATCCCGAACGCGAAACCGCCTGCCCCGCCGAGGTTCCGGCGCGACCCGAGGTAGGTGGTCGGGATCGGCTGGCCCGCGACCAGGTCGGCGACGCGCTGATCGTTGTCGTTGTCGACGACGATCAGGTGGTCGGGGGCGCGGGTCTGCGCCGACACCGCCTCCAGCGACTTGGCCAGCTCGTCGGGTCGCCGGTGGGTGACCACCACCGCGCAGACGTGCCCGGTCATGCCGAACGGGTCTCGTCGAGGACCTCGCGGACGTGGCGGGCGGCGTCCTCACCCTCATACGCGCGCACGACGTCCTCGATCTCGCCCTGCATCTTGATCGTGCCGTGGTCGATCCACATCGCGGTGTTGCACAGCCGGGCCAGGAACTCGTTGGAGTGGCTAGCGAACACCAGGATCCCGGAGCGCTCGACCAGGCTGGCCAGCCGCGACTGCGCCTTCTTGAGGAATTCGGCGTCCACCGCGCCGATCCCCTCGTCGAGCAGCAGGATCTCCGGGTCGATGCTGGTGACCACTCCCATCGCCAGGCGCACCCGCATGCCGGTGGAGTACGTGCGCAGCGGCATGGACAGGTAGTCGCCGAGCTCAGTGAACTCCGCGATCTCGTCGACCTTGGCCAGCATCTGCTTGCGCGTCTGCCCGAGGAACAGCCCGCGGATGATGATGTTTTCGAAGCCGGAGATCTCCGGGTCCATCCCGACACCCAGATCGAACACGGGCGCCACCCGGCCGGTCACGGTGGCGACGCCGCGGGTGGGCTCGTAGATCCCCGACAGCAGCCGCAGCAGCGTCGACTTACCCGCGCCGTTGTGGCCGACCAACCCCACCCGGTCGCCATGTTCGAGCTTCATGGTGATGTCGCGCAGCGCCTCGATGACCACGACGTTGGACTCGTTGCGGCCGATCGCGCCGCCGGCCTTGCCGAGGAACGCCTTCTTCAGCGAACGCGACTTCGCGTCGAAGATCGGAAACTCCACCCACGCGTTGCGCGTCTCGATGTGTGGGACCAACGTGTGCGCCTACAGGTACTGGCCGGTTCCCGGCTGCGCCGGGCCGCCACGCACCGCGACCCCCGGCGGCAGCGCACCTTGTCCGCGCATCTGCTCGAGCTGCTGGCGGGCGGCCATCTGCTGAGCGAACAGCGCGGTCTGGATGCCGTGGAACAGGCCCTCGAGCCAACCCACGAGCTGCGCCTGGGCGATGCGCAGCTCCGCGTCCGACGGCACGCCCTCCTCGGTGAACGGCAGGGTGAGCCGTTCCAGCTCCTCGCGCAGCTCCGGCGCCAGCCCGTCCTCGAGCTCGGAGATGGACGTGCGATGGATCTCGCGCAGCCGGTTGCGGCTGGCGTCGTCCAGCGGTGCCGCCCGCACCTCCTCGAGCAGCTGCTTGATCATCGTGCCGATCCGCATCACCTTCGCGGGCTGCTCGACCAGGTCGGTCAGCGACTTGCCGTCGGTCTCCTGGTCGCCGTCGTCGGCGTCACGGCTGATGATCTCGATGTTGTCGTCGTCGGTCATGTGTCCCGTGTTCCCTCTGATTTCCATCTGACGCCGCCGCCCGGCGTGGATTCCGTGCTTCCTCGCCGACGGCCGCAAACCATCTAGCGACACTAGTCCGCGACCTTGCCGTACTGCCCACAGCCACCTGCTCGGGCCCACCGCGGGAGCGCCAGCAACGACGGACGATCAGCACTCCGTTCCCGAAGCCCACTGGACTAGTATGGCTGCCCAGTGGACCCCGTCAGGACCGGCGGGTCGCGCCGACGTTCGGCCAGTGCCGAATCGGTTTGTGCATTTCACGGACGCTCGAAGGTTGGCAGGCATGGCGTACGACGTCGCCCGGGTGCGAGGGTTGCACCCGTCGCTGGGCGACGGCTGGGTACGGTTCGACGCCCAGAACGGCATGCTGCTGCCCGACGCCGTCGGCCGCGCCGTGTCCACCGCGTTCCGGGGCTCGATGCCGACGCCCGTCGGACCGCACCCGTCCGCCCAACGCAGCGCCGCCGTGCTGGCCGCCGCCCGGCAGGCGGTGGCCGACCTCGTCAACGCCGACCCGCGCGGCGTGGTGCTCGGCGCCGACCGCTCGATCCTGCTGACGTCGCTGGCCGACGCGTCCTCGTCGCGGGTCGGGCTCGGCTACGAGGTCGTGGTGACCCGACTCGACGACGAGGCCAACATCGCGCCGTGGCTGCGCGCGGCCAATCGCTATGGCGCCAAGGTGAAGTGGGCCGAGGTCGACATCGAGACCGGTGAGCTGCCCGCCTGGCAGTGGGAAAGCCTGGTCACCCGGCCCACCCGGCTGGTCGCGATCACGTCGGCGTCGGCGACGCTGGGCACCATGACCGACCTGCGCGCGGTCACCAAACTCGCGCACGACCAGGGCGCGCTGGTCGTCGTCGACCATTCCGCGGCCGCGCCGTACCAGCTCATCGACATCGACGAGATCGACGCGGACGTGGTCGCGGTCAACGCCCTGGCCTGGGGCGGGCCGCCGATCGGCGCGCTGATCTTCCGGGACCCGGCGGTCATCGACTCGTTCAGCGCGGTGTCGCTCAACCCGTACGCGACGGGCCCGGCGCGCCTGGAGGTGGGCGCGCACCAGTTCGGGCTGCTGGCCGGCGTCGTCGCCAGCATCGAGTACCTGGCGTCGCTGGACGAGGCGGCCGGCGGCACCCGCCGGGAACGGCTCGCGGTGTCCATGCAATCGGCGAGCTCGTACATGAACCGGTTGTTCGACTATCTGCTCATGTCGCTGCGCTCGCTGTCGGCGGTGATGGTCATCGGCACCCCCGAGGCGCGCATCCCGGTGCTGAGCTTCGCGGTCAGCGACGTCCCCGCCGATCGCGTCGTGCAGCGGTTGGCCGACAACGGAATTCTGGCGATCTCCAACGCCAGTTCGCGGGTGCTCGACGTGATCGGCGTCAACGACATCGGCGGCGCGGTGACCGTCGGGTTGGCGCACTACACCACGACCGCCGAGGTCGATCAGCTGGTGCGCGCGCTCGCCTCGCTCGGTTGAGCTCAATCACTCACGCGCAGAAGCACTTTGCCTGACACCTCGCCCGACTGCAGCAGCTCGTGGGCGGCGCCGGCCTGCTCGATCCCGAACTCGGCGCCGATGATCGGGCGGACCTCCCCGCGCTCCACCATCGGCCAGACGTTGTCGCGCACCGCGGCGACGATCTCGCTCTTGCCTGCCGGCCCGTCGACCGGGCGTGCGCGCAGCGCGGTGGCGATCACCCCGGCGCGCTTGCCGAGCAGCTTGCCGATGTTGAGTTCACCCTTGACGCCGCCCTGCATGCCGATGATGACCAGACGCCCGTCGGCGGCGAGCGCGTCGACGTTGCGGGCGAGGTAGGCCGCCCCCATGATGTCGAGGATCACGTCGGCGCCGCCCTCGGCGCTCACCCGCTCGACGAAGTCGTCGTCGCGGTAGTTGATCAGCACCTCGGCGCCCAGTTCGGCGCACAGGTCGAGCTTGTTGGCCGAACCGGCCGTCACGGCCACCCGGGCGCCGAGCGCGCGGCCGACCTGGATCGCGTGGGTGCCGATGCCGCTGGCGCCGCCGTGCACCAGCAGTAGGTGTCCGGCGGTCAAGCCCGCGGTCATCACGACGTTGGACCACACCGTGCAGGCGACCTCGGGAAGGCCCGCGGCCTCGTGCAGGCCGACAGTGTCGGGCACCGGCAGCACCTGGCCGGCGGGCACCACGACGTACTCGGCGTATCCGCCGCCGGCGAGCAGGGCGCAGACCGGCTGCCCCTCGGTCCACCCGGTGACGTCGGCGCCGACGGCCGCGACCGTGCCCGACACCTCGAGCCCGAGGATGTCGCTGGCACCGGGCGGGGGCGGGTAGTTTCCTGCCGCTTGCAACAGGTCGGCGCGGTTGATCCCGGCCGCGGCGACCTTGACGAGCAGTTCGCCGGCAGCGGGCGAGACGTCGGGAATCTCGGTCCAGGTCAGTCCTGTTTCCGGGCTGGCCACAATCGCATGCATTCAAACAACGCTACTATCCTGCAAAAACAGTCGGGCGATTCCCTTACCAGCAATGCCGGCGGTGTTTACTATGACCGCATGGAGGGGATGATCGCGGGGCGTACCGCCAGTGATATGCCGGGACTGGATATCGCTGAGCAACGGTCTTGGCAAAATTTTTTGGACTCGGCGCTACGGCTCTACGCCACGCTGAACAGAACGCTGGTCGACACGCACCATCTGACGCTGAACGATGTGCGGCTGCTCGACATGCTGGACAAGTCCGCGACGGGGGCGGCGCGGATGGGTGACCTGGCCGAAGGGCTGATGTCGCTGCCAAGCCGGGTGACCCGGCAGATCCGGCGCCTGGAGTTGCAGGGGCTGGTCCGGCGCGGCGCCAGCCCGGACGACGGGCGCGGCGTGCTGGCCAGCATCACCGACGAGGGCAGGACGGCGGTGCGCGAGGCGATGGCCACCTACGGCGAGGGCGTACGCGCGCACTTCCTCGGCCGGCTGTCGCGTCCGCAGGTGGCGGCGATGGGGGAGAACTGCCGCCGGATCAGCGCGGCGCTCAAGACCGGCAGCAACAACGCCAAGCTCGGCCGCGTCTGAGTTCGCGGCGCCGGCCGCTACGCTTGTCGGCGGTGGCGTGGCAGAGCGGCCTAATGCACTCGCCTTGAAAGCGAGAGACGGCTAACACCGTCCGGGGGTTCAAATCCCTCCGCCACCGCTCGATTGGCACCCGATCTCGGTGCCGAATTGGTTCCTGACTTGTGCCGTCGCGCGAACTACCGTGACGCCATGACCATGACGCCGGCCCGCACGCCCACCCGGTTCGTCGAGGTGACGCTGATCGTGTTCGGGGTGTACGCCCTCGGCGTCGGGCTGTTCATGTTGTTCGCGCCCGGCGCGTTCTTCGACACGCTCGGCACGTTCGGGGTGCGCAACGACCACTACATCTTCGACAACGCGACGTTCGAGATCCCGCAGGGGCTACTGCTGCTCGCCGCGGTGCGGCGCCCGACGTGGCGGGTGCCGGCATTGGCGTTCGCGACGGTGCACTGGGCGCTGCACTCGATCAGCCACCTCATCGACCCGCATCACGGTGCCGGCGACTGGATCGGCTGGCTGGAGGCCGGCGGGCTGGTGGCGACCACCGCGATCCTGGCATTCGCGTTGCGCGCCACCGTCGTCACGCATAACCCAGCGCCGCGTTCTCCGCTCGAATCCGGACATTGAGCACCAGCGCGTTGGCGACGCTGAACACGATCGTCGTCAGCCACGCCGAATGCACCAGCGGCAGTGCGGCGACCTCGACCGCCACCGCGGTGTAATTCGGGTGGTGCAGAACGCGATACGGGCCGCGACGCACCAGCGGGGCATCGGGGATCACGATGAGCCGCGGGTTCCAGTGGTTGCCCAGGATCGCCACGCACCACCACCGGACGACGGTGCTGGCACACACCAGCGCCACCATCGGCCAGCCCAGCAGCGGGATGAACGGCCGGTGCGCGGCGGCCACCTCGACCACGCACGACACCAGCAGCAGCGTGTGCATGGTGACCATCACCGGGTAATGACCTTGGCCGAACTCCTTGCCGCCGTTGGCAATCGACCATCGCGTGTGGCGTCGTGAGACCACCAGTTCGATCAGCCGCTCGACGCCGATCGCGAGGATGAACAGGTAGTACATGATGCCCCCTACCAGCCCAGCAGGATCAGCTCGAAGCTGAATCCCGGGCCCATCGCCAGCAGCACCCCGAGGGATCCGGGTTCCGGCGGCGTCGCGAGCGTGCGGTCGAGCACGTCGAGCACCGACGCCGACGAGAAGTTCCCGTTCTCCCGCAACGAGTTCCGGCTGTGCGCGTTGGCTTCCGGCGGCAGTGCGATCGCCCGGTCGATCGCGTCGATCACCTTGGGGCCGCCGGGGTGGCAGATCCACGTCGAGATGTCGCCGACCGTGAGCCCGTGATCGCCCAGGAAACGGTCGACCTCGTCGCGCAGATAGTTGTCGGCCATGTGCGGGACGTCGCGCGACATCACCAGCCCGAAACCGGCCGAGCTCACGTTCCAGCCCATCACGTCGATGGTGTCGGGGAACAGCCGGCTGCGGGTGGCCAGGACCGCGGGGCCGCGGGGGCTCGTCGGCGACGCCGGAACCCGGTCGGCGCCGGTGACGACGACGGCGGCCGCGCCGTCGCCGAACAGGCACGCGCCGATCAGCGCCGGGATCGACGTGTCGTCACGCTGCAGCGTCAACGAGCACAGTTCGACCGACAGCAGCACCGCGACGTCGGACGGGAAGCCGCGCAGGTAATCGTGGACGCGGGCCATCCCCGCGGCGCCGGCCACACAGCCCAGCCCGAACAGCGGGATGCGTTTGACGTCCGGTCGCAGCCCGATCCGCGACGCCACGCGGGCGTCGACGGTCGGCACCGCCACGCCGGTGGAGGACACCATCACGATGGCGTCCACCTCGTGCGGCGCCACGTGCGCGGCTTCCAGCGCCGACCGCACGGCGCGTTCGCCGAGGTCGACCGCGACGCGGATGTAGGTGTCGTTGGCCTCGGTGAAACCGCTGAGCACCGGGTACCGGGACAGCGGTAGCGCCAGGCTGCGGGTCTGCACGCCACTGGATTGCGCGAAGCGCATGAACTCGGGGCCGCCGACGCTGGCCAGCGTCGACGCCACTTCGTCCTGGTCGTAGCGGTGCGAGGTGAGAGCCACGGCGGTGCCCCCGATCCGGGGTGCGCCTGTCCACTGGGCGGAGTGGTAGTCGATGGATGGGTAATGCGTTGTGTCTGTCATGAATACGGCACGACACGTAGCACAGGGCCGTTCACCGAAGTGACACAAAGCACATCAGAGCACCGAAAGCTGTTGTGCTGAACCAGATTTCACTACATCGCAAACCTGGAAAGGGGCCGTGACCCCGGTG
The window above is part of the Mycolicibacterium rutilum genome. Proteins encoded here:
- a CDS encoding bacterial proteasome activator family protein, whose product is MTDDDNIEIISRDADDGDQETDGKSLTDLVEQPAKVMRIGTMIKQLLEEVRAAPLDDASRNRLREIHRTSISELEDGLAPELREELERLTLPFTEEGVPSDAELRIAQAQLVGWLEGLFHGIQTALFAQQMAARQQLEQMRGQGALPPGVAVRGGPAQPGTGQYL
- the wzt gene encoding galactan export ABC transporter ATP-binding subunit Wzt/RfbE → MVPHIETRNAWVEFPIFDAKSRSLKKAFLGKAGGAIGRNESNVVVIEALRDITMKLEHGDRVGLVGHNGAGKSTLLRLLSGIYEPTRGVATVTGRVAPVFDLGVGMDPEISGFENIIIRGLFLGQTRKQMLAKVDEIAEFTELGDYLSMPLRTYSTGMRVRLAMGVVTSIDPEILLLDEGIGAVDAEFLKKAQSRLASLVERSGILVFASHSNEFLARLCNTAMWIDHGTIKMQGEIEDVVRAYEGEDAARHVREVLDETRSA
- a CDS encoding MarR family winged helix-turn-helix transcriptional regulator, which encodes MEGMIAGRTASDMPGLDIAEQRSWQNFLDSALRLYATLNRTLVDTHHLTLNDVRLLDMLDKSATGAARMGDLAEGLMSLPSRVTRQIRRLELQGLVRRGASPDDGRGVLASITDEGRTAVREAMATYGEGVRAHFLGRLSRPQVAAMGENCRRISAALKTGSNNAKLGRV
- a CDS encoding isoprenylcysteine carboxyl methyltransferase family protein, with product MYYLFILAIGVERLIELVVSRRHTRWSIANGGKEFGQGHYPVMVTMHTLLLVSCVVEVAAAHRPFIPLLGWPMVALVCASTVVRWWCVAILGNHWNPRLIVIPDAPLVRRGPYRVLHHPNYTAVAVEVAALPLVHSAWLTTIVFSVANALVLNVRIRAENAALGYA
- a CDS encoding cysteine desulfurase-like protein, producing MAYDVARVRGLHPSLGDGWVRFDAQNGMLLPDAVGRAVSTAFRGSMPTPVGPHPSAQRSAAVLAAARQAVADLVNADPRGVVLGADRSILLTSLADASSSRVGLGYEVVVTRLDDEANIAPWLRAANRYGAKVKWAEVDIETGELPAWQWESLVTRPTRLVAITSASATLGTMTDLRAVTKLAHDQGALVVVDHSAAAPYQLIDIDEIDADVVAVNALAWGGPPIGALIFRDPAVIDSFSAVSLNPYATGPARLEVGAHQFGLLAGVVASIEYLASLDEAAGGTRRERLAVSMQSASSYMNRLFDYLLMSLRSLSAVMVIGTPEARIPVLSFAVSDVPADRVVQRLADNGILAISNASSRVLDVIGVNDIGGAVTVGLAHYTTTAEVDQLVRALASLG
- a CDS encoding type III polyketide synthase: MTDTTHYPSIDYHSAQWTGAPRIGGTAVALTSHRYDQDEVASTLASVGGPEFMRFAQSSGVQTRSLALPLSRYPVLSGFTEANDTYIRVAVDLGERAVRSALEAAHVAPHEVDAIVMVSSTGVAVPTVDARVASRIGLRPDVKRIPLFGLGCVAGAAGMARVHDYLRGFPSDVAVLLSVELCSLTLQRDDTSIPALIGACLFGDGAAAVVVTGADRVPASPTSPRGPAVLATRSRLFPDTIDVMGWNVSSAGFGLVMSRDVPHMADNYLRDEVDRFLGDHGLTVGDISTWICHPGGPKVIDAIDRAIALPPEANAHSRNSLRENGNFSSASVLDVLDRTLATPPEPGSLGVLLAMGPGFSFELILLGW
- a CDS encoding NAD(P)H-quinone oxidoreductase, with product MHAIVASPETGLTWTEIPDVSPAAGELLVKVAAAGINRADLLQAAGNYPPPPGASDILGLEVSGTVAAVGADVTGWTEGQPVCALLAGGGYAEYVVVPAGQVLPVPDTVGLHEAAGLPEVACTVWSNVVMTAGLTAGHLLLVHGGASGIGTHAIQVGRALGARVAVTAGSANKLDLCAELGAEVLINYRDDDFVERVSAEGGADVILDIMGAAYLARNVDALAADGRLVIIGMQGGVKGELNIGKLLGKRAGVIATALRARPVDGPAGKSEIVAAVRDNVWPMVERGEVRPIIGAEFGIEQAGAAHELLQSGEVSGKVLLRVSD
- the glfT1 gene encoding galactofuranosyltransferase GlfT1; the protein is MTGHVCAVVVTHRRPDELAKSLEAVSAQTRAPDHLIVVDNDNDQRVADLVAGQPIPTTYLGSRRNLGGAGGFAFGMLHALALGADWVWLADDDGRPADSEVLGTLLACAARHSLAEVSPMVCDMDDPGRLAFPLRRGIAWRRRVDELRTDPGQDLLPGIASLFNGALFSAATLEAIGVPDLRLFVRGDETELHRRLVRSGLPFGTCLDAVYLHPQGGDEFKPILGGRMHTQYPDDANKRFFTYRNRGYLLSQPGLRRLQAQEWARFGWFFLVSRRDPAGLMEWVRLRRLGRKERFGRPRK
- the wzm gene encoding galactan export ABC transporter permease subunit Wzm/RfbD codes for the protein MTFTDAAAQSRTMSRAWGDLVAGFGRRELWLHLGWQDIKQRYRRSVLGPFWITIATGATAVAMGLLYSKLFKLELSEHLPYVTLGLIVWNLINASILEGADVFVANEGLIKQLPTPLSVHVYRLVWRQMLLFAHNIIIFVIIAIIYPKPWKWTDLAVIPALALIVLNCVWVALCFGILATRYRDISPLLVSLVQLLFFMTPIIWNESTLQQQGAAQYAKVVELNPLLHYLDIVRAPLLGADQELRHWVVVIVLTVIGWILAAFAMRQYRARVAYWV